A genomic segment from Anas platyrhynchos isolate ZD024472 breed Pekin duck chromosome 5, IASCAAS_PekinDuck_T2T, whole genome shotgun sequence encodes:
- the DBX1 gene encoding homeobox protein DBX1 gives MMFPSLIAPPAVYPSLLRPTPTLTLPQSLQSAFSGHSGFLVEDLIRIGRPAAFPPRSAPAPSMSPPAARTDTATPELGSPAGSRRGCPPPASASPAGDSTFLKFGVNAILASAPRAESSPAVLQSGPPKAFSFPYFDGSFQPFIRSSYFPAASAVVPIPGTFSWPLAARGKPRRGMLRRAVFSDVQRKALEKMFQKQKYISKPDRKKLAAKLGLKDSQVKIWFQNRRMKWRNSKERELLSSGGCREQTLPTKFNPHPDLSDVGKKCTGEEEEEEEAPTACPPSPRHPLSYHQSPEHLHLRDRLDSQLPPSPSHSSSPSKPSDFSDSEEEDDEGEEEEEEITVS, from the exons ATGATGTTCCCCAGCCTCATCGCCCCTCCGGCCGTGTACCCCAGCCTGCTGCGGCCCACGCCCACCCTCACCTTGCCGCAGTCGCTGCAATCCGCTTTCTCCGGCCACTCCGGATTCCTGGTGGAGGACCTGATCCGGATCGGCCGGCCAGCCGCCTTTCCTCCGCGGAGCGCCCCGGCGCCCAGCATGtcccccccggccgcccgcaCGGACACGGCCACGCCGGAGCTCGGCAGCCCGGCCGGCTCCAGGAGGGGCTGCCCGCCCCCGGCCTCCGCCTCCCCCGCCGGGGACTCCACTTTCCTCAAGTTTGGGGTCAACGCCATCCTGGCCTCCGCCCCCCGCGCCG AGTCCTCCCCGGCGGTGCTGCAGAGCGGCCCCCCCAAGGCGTTCTCCTTCCCGTACTTTGAcggctccttccagcccttcaTCAGATCCTCCTACTTCCCAG CCGCCTCGGCCGTCGTGCCCATCCCCGGCACCTTCTCGTGGCCCCTGGCCGCCCGCGGCAAGCCCCGCCGCGGCATGCTGCGCCGCGCTGTCTTCTCCGACGTGCAGCGCAAGGCGCTGGAGAAGATGTTCCAGAAGCAGAAGTACATCAGCAAGCCCGACAGGAAGAAGCTGGCGGCCAAGCTGGGCCTCAAGGACTCGCAG GTGAAGATCTGGTTCCAGAACAGgagaatgaagtggaggaacTCCAAGGAAAGAGAGCTCCTCTCTTCTGGCGGCTGCAGGGAACAAACCCTCCCCACCAAGTTCAACCCTCACCCGGACCTCAGCGACGTCGGCAAGAAGTGcacaggagaggaggaggaggaagaggaagctcCCACCGCGTGCCCACCCAGCCCCCGGCACCCCTTGAGCTACCACCAGTCCCCAGAGCACCTGCACTTGCGGGACAGACTGGACTCCCAGCTGCCTCCTTCCCCATCTCactccagcagccccagcaaacCTTCAGACTTCTCAGACTCAGAGGAAGAGGACGATgagggggaagaggaagaggaggagatcaCGGTCTCTTAG